A genomic segment from Canis aureus isolate CA01 chromosome 4, VMU_Caureus_v.1.0, whole genome shotgun sequence encodes:
- the RGS14 gene encoding regulator of G-protein signaling 14 isoform X3, which produces MPGKPKHLGVPNGRMEFLKKEFSAENVTFWKACERFQQIPASDTQQLAQEARHIYEEFLSSQALSPVNIDRQAWLGEEVLAEPRPDMFRAQQLQIFNLMKFDSYARFVKSPLYRECLLAEAEGRPLREPGSSSPGSPDSTRKKPKLKSGKSLPLGVEELGHLPSAEGSGGRPLRKSFRKELAGGAPLRRESQGSLNSSASLDLGFLAFVNSKSESHRKSLGSTEGESESRPGKYCCVYLPDGTASLALARPGLTIRAMLAGICEKRGLSLPDIKVYLVGNEQKALVLDQDCAVLADQEVRLENRITFDARVPCRLELVAQERVVRISAKSTKRLQDALQPILAKHGLSPQEVALCLPGEKQPLDLGKLVSSVAAQRLVLNTLPGVKTPQIGDIPQCFSQGSQPRTQNKAIHPPPLSLNSLAEGPGSSTGKRQTCDIEGLVELLNRVQSSGAHDQRGLLCKEDLVLPEFLQLPAQGPNPQEAPPQTESEVQPKGDTSDSTAHSAL; this is translated from the exons ATGCCGGGGAAGCCCAAGCACCTGGGTGTCCCCAACGGGCGCATG GAGTTCCTGAAGAAGGAGTTCAGCGCCGAGAATGTCACTTTCTGGAAGGCCTGCGAGCGCTTCCAGCAGATCCCGGCCAGCGACACGCAGCAG CTTGCTCAGGAGGCCCGCCACATCTACGAGGAATTCCTGTCTAGCCAGGCGCTGAGCCCAGTGAACATCGACCGGCAGGCCTGGCTAGGCGAGGAGGTGCTGGCCGAACCACGACCGGACATGTTCCGGGCGCAGCAGCTCCAG ATCTTCAACCTGATGAAGTTCGATAGCTACGCGCGCTTCGTCAAGTCGCCGCTGTACCGCGAATGTCTCCTGGCGGAGGCCGAGGGACGTCCCCTGCGGGAACCTGGATCCTCCAGCCCGGGCAGCCCTGACTCCACGAGGAAG AAGCCGAAGCTGAAGTCTGGGAAGTCGCTGCCTCTGGGCGTGGAGGAGTTGGGGCACCTGCCGTCCGCTGAGGGCTCTGGGGGTCGCCCGCTCCGGAAGTCTTTCCGCAAGG AACTGGCAGGTGGGGCTCCTTTGCGCAGAGAGTCCCAGGGCTCCCTCAACTCATCTGCCAGCCTGGACCTTGGCTTCCTTGCCTTTGTCAACAGCAAATCTGAG AGCCACCGGAAGAGCCTTGGGAGCACAGAAGGTGAGAGTGAAAGCCGGCCAGGGAAGTACTGCTGCGTGTACCTGCCAGATGGCACAGCCTCCTTGGCCCTGGCCCGACCTGGCCTCACAATCCGTGCCATGCTGGCAGGCATCTGTGAGAAACGAGGTCTCTCTCTACCTGACATCAAGGTCTACCTGGTGGGCAATGAACAG AAGGCCCTGGTCCTGGATCAGGACTGCGCCGTGCTGGCGGATCAGGAGGTGCGGCTGGAGAACAGGATCACCTTCGA TGCGAGGGTCCCATGCAGGCTCGAGTTGGTGGCTCAGGAGCGCGTGGTGCGGATCTCCGCCAAGTCCACCAAGCGGCTGCAGGACGCGCTGCAGCCCATTCTGGCGAAGCATGGCCTGAGCCCGCAAGAGGTGGCACTGTGCCTG CCTGGTGAGAAGCAGCCGCTGGATCTGGGGAAGCTAGTGAGCTCAGTGGCCGCCCAGAGACTGGTTTTGAACACTCTTCCAG GTGTGAAGACTCCCCAGATTGGAGACATACCCCAGTGCTTCAGCCAG GGCAGCCAGCCTAGAACCCAGAACAAGGCCATCCACCCTCCTCCACTGTCCCTCAACTCACTGGCTGAGGGGCCTGGTAGTAGCACTGGGAAGCGGCAGACCTGTGATATTGAAG GCCTGGTGGAGCTGCTGAATCGGGTACAGAGCAGTGGAGCCCACGACCAGAGGGGCCTTCTTTGCAAAGAGGACCTGGTGCTTCCAGAATTTCTGCAGCTGCCTGCCCAAGGACCCAACCCTCAAGAGGCCCCACCACAGACTGAATCAGAGGTCCAGCCCAAGGGGGACACCTCAGACTCCACTGCCCACTCAGCCCTCTGA
- the RGS14 gene encoding regulator of G-protein signaling 14 isoform X1, whose product MPGKPKHLGVPNGRMVLAVSDGELSSTAGPQGQGESRGSSLSIHSLPSGPSSPFPTEEQPVASWGLSFERLLQDPLGLAYFTEFLKKEFSAENVTFWKACERFQQIPASDTQQLAQEARHIYEEFLSSQALSPVNIDRQAWLGEEVLAEPRPDMFRAQQLQIFNLMKFDSYARFVKSPLYRECLLAEAEGRPLREPGSSSPGSPDSTRKKPKLKSGKSLPLGVEELGHLPSAEGSGGRPLRKSFRKELAGGAPLRRESQGSLNSSASLDLGFLAFVNSKSESHRKSLGSTEGESESRPGKYCCVYLPDGTASLALARPGLTIRAMLAGICEKRGLSLPDIKVYLVGNEQKALVLDQDCAVLADQEVRLENRITFDARVPCRLELVAQERVVRISAKSTKRLQDALQPILAKHGLSPQEVALCLPGEKQPLDLGKLVSSVAAQRLVLNTLPGVKTPQIGDIPQCFSQGSQPRTQNKAIHPPPLSLNSLAEGPGSSTGKRQTCDIEGLVELLNRVQSSGAHDQRGLLCKEDLVLPEFLQLPAQGPNPQEAPPQTESEVQPKGDTSDSTAHSAL is encoded by the exons ATGCCGGGGAAGCCCAAGCACCTGGGTGTCCCCAACGGGCGCATG GTTCTGGCTGTCTCAGACGGAG AGCTGAGCAGCACGGCAGGGCCTCAGGGCCAGGGCGAGAGCCGAGGAAGCTCCCTCAGTATCCACAGCCTCCCCAGTGGCCCCAGCAGCCCCTTCCCCACCGAGGAGCAGCCTGTGGCCAGCTGGGGCCTATCATTCGAGCGGCTGCTGCAGGACCCACTggggctggcttatttcact GAGTTCCTGAAGAAGGAGTTCAGCGCCGAGAATGTCACTTTCTGGAAGGCCTGCGAGCGCTTCCAGCAGATCCCGGCCAGCGACACGCAGCAG CTTGCTCAGGAGGCCCGCCACATCTACGAGGAATTCCTGTCTAGCCAGGCGCTGAGCCCAGTGAACATCGACCGGCAGGCCTGGCTAGGCGAGGAGGTGCTGGCCGAACCACGACCGGACATGTTCCGGGCGCAGCAGCTCCAG ATCTTCAACCTGATGAAGTTCGATAGCTACGCGCGCTTCGTCAAGTCGCCGCTGTACCGCGAATGTCTCCTGGCGGAGGCCGAGGGACGTCCCCTGCGGGAACCTGGATCCTCCAGCCCGGGCAGCCCTGACTCCACGAGGAAG AAGCCGAAGCTGAAGTCTGGGAAGTCGCTGCCTCTGGGCGTGGAGGAGTTGGGGCACCTGCCGTCCGCTGAGGGCTCTGGGGGTCGCCCGCTCCGGAAGTCTTTCCGCAAGG AACTGGCAGGTGGGGCTCCTTTGCGCAGAGAGTCCCAGGGCTCCCTCAACTCATCTGCCAGCCTGGACCTTGGCTTCCTTGCCTTTGTCAACAGCAAATCTGAG AGCCACCGGAAGAGCCTTGGGAGCACAGAAGGTGAGAGTGAAAGCCGGCCAGGGAAGTACTGCTGCGTGTACCTGCCAGATGGCACAGCCTCCTTGGCCCTGGCCCGACCTGGCCTCACAATCCGTGCCATGCTGGCAGGCATCTGTGAGAAACGAGGTCTCTCTCTACCTGACATCAAGGTCTACCTGGTGGGCAATGAACAG AAGGCCCTGGTCCTGGATCAGGACTGCGCCGTGCTGGCGGATCAGGAGGTGCGGCTGGAGAACAGGATCACCTTCGA TGCGAGGGTCCCATGCAGGCTCGAGTTGGTGGCTCAGGAGCGCGTGGTGCGGATCTCCGCCAAGTCCACCAAGCGGCTGCAGGACGCGCTGCAGCCCATTCTGGCGAAGCATGGCCTGAGCCCGCAAGAGGTGGCACTGTGCCTG CCTGGTGAGAAGCAGCCGCTGGATCTGGGGAAGCTAGTGAGCTCAGTGGCCGCCCAGAGACTGGTTTTGAACACTCTTCCAG GTGTGAAGACTCCCCAGATTGGAGACATACCCCAGTGCTTCAGCCAG GGCAGCCAGCCTAGAACCCAGAACAAGGCCATCCACCCTCCTCCACTGTCCCTCAACTCACTGGCTGAGGGGCCTGGTAGTAGCACTGGGAAGCGGCAGACCTGTGATATTGAAG GCCTGGTGGAGCTGCTGAATCGGGTACAGAGCAGTGGAGCCCACGACCAGAGGGGCCTTCTTTGCAAAGAGGACCTGGTGCTTCCAGAATTTCTGCAGCTGCCTGCCCAAGGACCCAACCCTCAAGAGGCCCCACCACAGACTGAATCAGAGGTCCAGCCCAAGGGGGACACCTCAGACTCCACTGCCCACTCAGCCCTCTGA
- the RGS14 gene encoding regulator of G-protein signaling 14 isoform X2: MPGKPKHLGVPNGRMVLAVSDGELSSTAGPQGQGESRGSSLSIHSLPSGPSSPFPTEEQPVASWGLSFERLLQDPLGLAYFTEFLKKEFSAENVTFWKACERFQQIPASDTQQLAQEARHIYEEFLSSQALSPVNIDRQAWLGEEVLAEPRPDMFRAQQLQIFNLMKFDSYARFVKSPLYRECLLAEAEGRPLREPGSSSPGSPDSTRKKPKLKSGKSLPLGVEELGHLPSAEGSGGRPLRKSFRKELAGGAPLRRESQGSLNSSASLDLGFLAFVNSKSESHRKSLGSTEGESESRPGKYCCVYLPDGTASLALARPGLTIRAMLAGICEKRGLSLPDIKVYLVGNEQKALVLDQDCAVLADQEVRLENRITFELELVAQERVVRISAKSTKRLQDALQPILAKHGLSPQEVALCLPGEKQPLDLGKLVSSVAAQRLVLNTLPGVKTPQIGDIPQCFSQGSQPRTQNKAIHPPPLSLNSLAEGPGSSTGKRQTCDIEGLVELLNRVQSSGAHDQRGLLCKEDLVLPEFLQLPAQGPNPQEAPPQTESEVQPKGDTSDSTAHSAL, from the exons ATGCCGGGGAAGCCCAAGCACCTGGGTGTCCCCAACGGGCGCATG GTTCTGGCTGTCTCAGACGGAG AGCTGAGCAGCACGGCAGGGCCTCAGGGCCAGGGCGAGAGCCGAGGAAGCTCCCTCAGTATCCACAGCCTCCCCAGTGGCCCCAGCAGCCCCTTCCCCACCGAGGAGCAGCCTGTGGCCAGCTGGGGCCTATCATTCGAGCGGCTGCTGCAGGACCCACTggggctggcttatttcact GAGTTCCTGAAGAAGGAGTTCAGCGCCGAGAATGTCACTTTCTGGAAGGCCTGCGAGCGCTTCCAGCAGATCCCGGCCAGCGACACGCAGCAG CTTGCTCAGGAGGCCCGCCACATCTACGAGGAATTCCTGTCTAGCCAGGCGCTGAGCCCAGTGAACATCGACCGGCAGGCCTGGCTAGGCGAGGAGGTGCTGGCCGAACCACGACCGGACATGTTCCGGGCGCAGCAGCTCCAG ATCTTCAACCTGATGAAGTTCGATAGCTACGCGCGCTTCGTCAAGTCGCCGCTGTACCGCGAATGTCTCCTGGCGGAGGCCGAGGGACGTCCCCTGCGGGAACCTGGATCCTCCAGCCCGGGCAGCCCTGACTCCACGAGGAAG AAGCCGAAGCTGAAGTCTGGGAAGTCGCTGCCTCTGGGCGTGGAGGAGTTGGGGCACCTGCCGTCCGCTGAGGGCTCTGGGGGTCGCCCGCTCCGGAAGTCTTTCCGCAAGG AACTGGCAGGTGGGGCTCCTTTGCGCAGAGAGTCCCAGGGCTCCCTCAACTCATCTGCCAGCCTGGACCTTGGCTTCCTTGCCTTTGTCAACAGCAAATCTGAG AGCCACCGGAAGAGCCTTGGGAGCACAGAAGGTGAGAGTGAAAGCCGGCCAGGGAAGTACTGCTGCGTGTACCTGCCAGATGGCACAGCCTCCTTGGCCCTGGCCCGACCTGGCCTCACAATCCGTGCCATGCTGGCAGGCATCTGTGAGAAACGAGGTCTCTCTCTACCTGACATCAAGGTCTACCTGGTGGGCAATGAACAG AAGGCCCTGGTCCTGGATCAGGACTGCGCCGTGCTGGCGGATCAGGAGGTGCGGCTGGAGAACAGGATCACCTTCGA GCTCGAGTTGGTGGCTCAGGAGCGCGTGGTGCGGATCTCCGCCAAGTCCACCAAGCGGCTGCAGGACGCGCTGCAGCCCATTCTGGCGAAGCATGGCCTGAGCCCGCAAGAGGTGGCACTGTGCCTG CCTGGTGAGAAGCAGCCGCTGGATCTGGGGAAGCTAGTGAGCTCAGTGGCCGCCCAGAGACTGGTTTTGAACACTCTTCCAG GTGTGAAGACTCCCCAGATTGGAGACATACCCCAGTGCTTCAGCCAG GGCAGCCAGCCTAGAACCCAGAACAAGGCCATCCACCCTCCTCCACTGTCCCTCAACTCACTGGCTGAGGGGCCTGGTAGTAGCACTGGGAAGCGGCAGACCTGTGATATTGAAG GCCTGGTGGAGCTGCTGAATCGGGTACAGAGCAGTGGAGCCCACGACCAGAGGGGCCTTCTTTGCAAAGAGGACCTGGTGCTTCCAGAATTTCTGCAGCTGCCTGCCCAAGGACCCAACCCTCAAGAGGCCCCACCACAGACTGAATCAGAGGTCCAGCCCAAGGGGGACACCTCAGACTCCACTGCCCACTCAGCCCTCTGA